From the genome of Corallococcus macrosporus DSM 14697:
CTGGTAGACGGCGAGCCCGTTGGCGTCGAGCGAGGCGAGGAAGGCGGAGTAGAAGGCGTCCGCGTTGACCTCCACGCGGCCGTTCTCCGGGCCGATGATGGAGATCTTCCCGCGCACGTTCTCCGGCAGGATGAAGGTGCGGCAGGTGGCGTCCGCCACCGTCTGGACCAGCTTTTCGATCTCCACCTTGTCGAAGTAGATGCCGTAGCGGGCATTGCGGCGGGCCTCCTCGCACGTCGGCGTGCGGCGGGTCCCACCGTTGGCGTCACCGGCATTGGCGGCGCCGGTGGCCTGAGGGGAAATCGTCCGCTCTCCGGCGGAGCCAGGGGGCGGTGAGCGACGCTGGGCCTGCGCGGGAACGGCGAACGCGAGGCACAGGCAGAGCATCCAGGACGGGAGCGTCTTCATGGAGGAGCGGGCGCTGCGGAGTTGATTAACGGACGTTGTACGACTTGCGGATCGGCGCACCGTTGCGCTCGATCTCGATCTCGATTCGGGGGGCGTCCTTCATCTTCGAATAGACCTCCAGCGCCTTCTCCGGGCTGTTGAGGTCGAATCCGTTGATGCGACGGATGACGTCGCCATTCTGGACGCCAATCTTGGAGTAGATGGAGTCCGGGCGGATGGAGAAGAGCTTGAAGCCCACCGCCTGACCGTCCTTGAACGCGGGCACGATGCGCGCCTGCATGGCGACCTGGTTGAGGTTGTTGAGCGTCTTGTCGATCTCCGCGCGCGGGACCTCGTACTCGTTCTCACTGGTGGCGCGGATGCCGCTGGTGTCGCCAGGCGGCGCGGTGTTGGCCTGGGCGACCGGGGGCGAGGGCGGCACGAAGGCGCCATCACCCGGGTTGCCGTCGATGAACTCGCGGCGCCCGGCGTTGATGATGATGACGCGCTCGCGCTCGATGGCCTCCACCGTGGCGCCCTGCACGGTGTTGCCCACCATGTAGGTCTGCGAACGCTGCGTCGCCATGTCCAGGATGGAGGCGAAGGACCAGTCGGGGTTGCTCGCCACCAGCGTGCCGAGCAGCTTCACCCGCAGGCTGCTCTTCACCGGCGCGGCGTTGGGGTCCACCTCCGCCATGGCGCCGCCGCCGGGCTCCTGCACCTCGGGCTCCGGCTCCGGCAGCTTGATGCCCGTCAGCCGGGACAGGCGCTCCAGGTCGAGCATCGCCAGCGCCGCTTCGGCGCGGCGCGGCTGCGAGGGCGCGCGGGCGGACGACCCCCCGGTGGGGACCGGAGAGATGGCGGACTCGACGAACAGGTTCACCGTGCTCGCCGCCAGCAGGCCGACGAGCAGGATGAACACCAGGTTCACCGTCCAAAAGTATTTTCGAAAGAAGAGTTCCATCACGCTTCCGGGAGAAAGCCGGGCCCATGTTGAGCAAGCCAGGTGCCATCGCGGGCCAGGCGGGCAAGACAGGACCTACGGCCAACCACTTGGAATTATTCCGGAATAGCAGGCGCCCCTGACGCGTGGCGGGCCTGCCGAAACCCCGCCGGACAAATTGTCAGAAGCAGGCGGGGGGCCGTGTGACGCCCTGTCAGTCGGCGGCGTCGGCGTCGGGCGGCGTGGCGGCGGGGGCCTCCCCGGTGGACTGCTCGCGCTCCAGCTTGCGGTAGATGGTCCGCGCCGCGATGCCCAGGAGCCGGGCGGCCAGCGTCTTGTCGCCCCGGGTGTGGCGCAAGGTCTCGTGGATCACCCGGCGCTCAATCTCCTCCATGGGGGTGCCAATGGGGATGACGAGCTGTCCGGCCGAGCCCAGCGGGCCCTTGCGCACGGACTCGGGCAGGTCGCTGGCCTCCAGCACCTCTCCGCGCGCCAGCACCACCGCGCGCTCCACCGCGTGCTCCAATTCGCGCACGTTGCCGGGCCAGGCGTAGTTCTCCAGCACGCCCAGCGCCTCCTGGGAGAAGCCGCGCAGCACCTTGCCATTCTTGGCGGCGAAGCGGCGCAGGAAGGCGTCCGCCAGCAGGGGGATGTCCTCGCGGCGCGAGGCGAGCGCGGGCACGCGGATCTCCACCACGTTGAGCCGGTAGTAGAGGTCCTCGCGGAAGCGGCCCTCGGCCACCTCCTTCTGCAGGTCCTTGTTGGTGGCGGCGACGAGGCGCACGTCCACCTTCACCGTCTGCGTGCCGCCCAGCCGCTCGATTTCACCCTCGGCCAGCGCGCGGAGCAGCTTCACCTGCGCGGGCAGCGGCATCTCTCCGACTTCGTCCAGGAAGAGGGTGCCGCCGTGGGCGCGCTCGAAGCGGCCCTCGCGCCGGGCCACCGCGCCGGTGAAGGCGCCGCGCTCCACGCCGAAGAGCTCCGCCTCCAGGATGTTCTCCGGCAGCGCGCCGCAGTTGACGGCGACGAAGGGCCCACGGACCCGCTGGGAGAACTCGTGCACGGAGCGCGCGGCCAGCTCCTTGCCCGTGCCGGACTCCCCCAGCAGCAGCACCGTGGCGGTGGAGGGCGCCGCCTGGCGGATGGTGTCCAGCATGGCGCGGAAGGCGGGGGACTGGCCCACCATGGAGCGCCCGCCCGCGGCGTTCATCTCCGCCAGCTTCGCCTTGAGGGACTGGTTCTCCGCCACCAGCGCGCGCTTCTCCAGCGCCTTCTGGATGGCCTTCACCAGCGCGTGGCGCTTGAGGGGCTTGGTGATGAAGTCGTAGGCGCCGTCCTTCATGGCCGCCACGGCCGTCTCCACCGTGCCGTAGGCCGTCATCAGCACCACCTCCACGTCCGGCCGGATGGCGCGCGCGGCGCGCAGCAGCTCCTGGCCGTCCATGTTGGGCATCATCAGGTCGGTCACCATGGCGGCGACCTCCGGCCGGCGCAGCAGCTCCAGCGCCTCCGTGCCGTTGCCGGCGGCCAGCGTGGCCATGCCCTCCCGCTGGAAGATGCGGATGACCGAGTCGAGGTTCGCGCGGTCGTCGTCGACGACCAGGACCGTGGGGGATGTCATGTCGGGCGAGCCTCCTGCAATCCGTGTTCCCTCAAACGCTGTCCTCGTCCGGCTCCAGGGGCCCGCCGCCCATCCGGCCAAGGTCCTCGCGCCGCACCTTGTCCACGTTGAACTTGCGGGCGCTGGCCAGCAGCCGGTCCAGGGTGGCGTCGAAGTCCGGCTTCCCGCCGTCCTTGCGGAAGCGCAGGAAGTTGATGCGGGCGACGACGAGGTTCTTGAGGTAGGGGCTCTGCAGGCCGCGCTCCTTGAGGGCGTCCACCACGGCCACCACCGCGTCGTCCAGCTCCAGCAGCCGCTTCGCCCGGGCCTCGCGCAGGGGCAGGGCGTCCTCCAGGGGCGTGTCGAGGAAGTCCTCCACCACCTTCACGAAGGGGTGGTAGGCGCCCGCGGAGAAGCGGGGGCGCTGCTCGTAGGCGGCGCCCAGGGTGATGAAGGCGGGCTCCTCGAAGAGGTGGGCGAAGGCCGTCTCCGGCCCCTGCCGCCTCGCGCCCACCAGCCCGCGGTACATGCGGACGACCTCCAGCGAGCGCTCCTTGAGGTTGTGGGCCTTCTCCGTGTTGAGCGCGAGGATCTGGTACGCCACGTCCTCCTCGG
Proteins encoded in this window:
- a CDS encoding ParB/RepB/Spo0J family partition protein — encoded protein: MAAKSARKSPAAKKAATPRKPRRKKAEAKSRGLSPAEVASDSVEYPTELLEAVREDGGEVLGVYRDPLGGHPVVFSVLPIDKVEPTPYQRDVSEPHVKRLASAMERLDRFLDPVIAVRKDGRYWTPNGNHRLHASRMLGAKAIVALVLPEEDVAYQILALNTEKAHNLKERSLEVVRMYRGLVGARRQGPETAFAHLFEEPAFITLGAAYEQRPRFSAGAYHPFVKVVEDFLDTPLEDALPLREARAKRLLELDDAVVAVVDALKERGLQSPYLKNLVVARINFLRFRKDGGKPDFDATLDRLLASARKFNVDKVRREDLGRMGGGPLEPDEDSV
- the gspC gene encoding type II secretion system protein GspC, producing MELFFRKYFWTVNLVFILLVGLLAASTVNLFVESAISPVPTGGSSARAPSQPRRAEAALAMLDLERLSRLTGIKLPEPEPEVQEPGGGAMAEVDPNAAPVKSSLRVKLLGTLVASNPDWSFASILDMATQRSQTYMVGNTVQGATVEAIERERVIIINAGRREFIDGNPGDGAFVPPSPPVAQANTAPPGDTSGIRATSENEYEVPRAEIDKTLNNLNQVAMQARIVPAFKDGQAVGFKLFSIRPDSIYSKIGVQNGDVIRRINGFDLNSPEKALEVYSKMKDAPRIEIEIERNGAPIRKSYNVR
- a CDS encoding sigma-54-dependent transcriptional regulator, with product MTSPTVLVVDDDRANLDSVIRIFQREGMATLAAGNGTEALELLRRPEVAAMVTDLMMPNMDGQELLRAARAIRPDVEVVLMTAYGTVETAVAAMKDGAYDFITKPLKRHALVKAIQKALEKRALVAENQSLKAKLAEMNAAGGRSMVGQSPAFRAMLDTIRQAAPSTATVLLLGESGTGKELAARSVHEFSQRVRGPFVAVNCGALPENILEAELFGVERGAFTGAVARREGRFERAHGGTLFLDEVGEMPLPAQVKLLRALAEGEIERLGGTQTVKVDVRLVAATNKDLQKEVAEGRFREDLYYRLNVVEIRVPALASRREDIPLLADAFLRRFAAKNGKVLRGFSQEALGVLENYAWPGNVRELEHAVERAVVLARGEVLEASDLPESVRKGPLGSAGQLVIPIGTPMEEIERRVIHETLRHTRGDKTLAARLLGIAARTIYRKLEREQSTGEAPAATPPDADAAD